The following DNA comes from Hahella chejuensis KCTC 2396.
TCGGAAACGTCCACCATGTGCGCTGCGCCCTTGTCATCAAGATGGGTGAGTTCAGCCATCCGCACTCCTCACTCAGGTCATTAATTGGCTTGCCGCAGCGCCGCGATGATCTCACGATTAGCGGCGGGAAACGCCTCAGGATCAAGCTCATTCAGATCCAGCCAAGCCACAAACTGGCCTTCACGGCCTTGCGCTTCGCCAGAGAATCGAGATACGCGCCACACATCCAGCAATACATGTTTATCAGGATAGTGATGCTCTATTTGAATCAAAGGGTGCGTTGCGTCCTCAGATATATCCAATTGGACGCCAACTTCCTCAAAAAGTTCACGCTGCAGCGCCGCCAAGACCGTTTCACCGGGCTCGACTTTACCTCCAGGAAACTCTAACAGCCCCCCTTGGTGCAAATGCTCGGGCCTGCGGGCCACCAACACTTTATTATGTTGGTCGAGAATCACCGCAACAGCGACATGAACAGCCTTCATTCTCCGTCTCCGCAACAGCTATCAAGTGCGATATTCAGCATTGATAGTGACATATTCATGGGAGAAATCGCAGGTCCAGACGGTGTCTTCCACTTCTCCGCGGCCCAGATCGACGCGAATAGTAATTTCTTCAAGGTCCATTACCGCTTGTCCAGCCTCTTCCGTATAAGAAGCCGCCCTCGCGCCGCCCTCAACAATACATACTTCATTAAGATAGATATTGATGCGTTCGACCTCCAGGTTCTGCAGGCCTGCACGCCCAACCGCAGCCAGAATCCGCCCCCAATTAGGGTCGCTGGCGAATAATGCCGTCTTAACCAATGGAGAGTGGGCGATGGTGTATGCGACATCAAGCGCCTCACTAAGCACAGCCGCCCCCTGAACATTGACTGCAACGAATTTGGTGGCGCCTTCCGCATCTCTCACAATAGCATGGGCGAGCTGTTGCATCAGACCATCCAGCGCTTCCTGGAACGGTCGCCACAGCTCAGCATTATCCTGAGTAAATTTGGGAGTTCCGGAGCGTCCTGTCGCCACCAGCACGCAAGCGTCATTAGTGGAAGTATCTCCATCCACGGTGATGCGGTTGAAGGACTTATTAG
Coding sequences within:
- the mutT gene encoding 8-oxo-dGTP diphosphatase MutT — encoded protein: MKAVHVAVAVILDQHNKVLVARRPEHLHQGGLLEFPGGKVEPGETVLAALQRELFEEVGVQLDISEDATHPLIQIEHHYPDKHVLLDVWRVSRFSGEAQGREGQFVAWLDLNELDPEAFPAANREIIAALRQAN